One region of Alosa alosa isolate M-15738 ecotype Scorff River chromosome 1, AALO_Geno_1.1, whole genome shotgun sequence genomic DNA includes:
- the faim2a gene encoding protein lifeguard 2a — MSLPAAPPSYAEATAGDKEAGISSPPYGGPPPMMPPPPAMHPSWAYVHSGPSPGYSNPYASDMSSPFSDPSSSGSFDGLGGSSWEDKNVRRMFIRKVFSILMVQLLVTFGVVALFTFCEPVRQFVQYNRIVYLASYMMFMGTYLVLVCSTSARRQYPTNLILLGIFTLAMSYMAGMLASYHNTKVVMLCVGITAVVCLGVTLFCFQSRVDFTSCHGLLFSLMMVLMVTGLVLIFTAPFGYIPWLQTAYAGLGALVFTLFLAFDVQLLMGNRRYSLSPEEHVFGALCLYMDIVYIFFFLLQLFGSRE, encoded by the exons ATGAGTTTACCAGCAGCGCCCCCGAGTTATGCAGAGGCCACAGCTGGAGATAAGGAGGCTGggatctcctctcctccctatgGAGGTCCACCTCCCATGATGCCGCCACCTCCTGCCATGCACCCCAGCTGGGCTTATGTGCACTCCGGCCCCA GCCCTGGCTACAGCAACCCCTATGCGTCAGACATGTCCTCCCCGTTTTCGGACCCCAGCTCCAGTGGCAGCTTTGACGGTCTCGGAGGAAGCAGCTGGGAGGACAAAAATGTCCGCCGCATGTTCATCAGAAAG gtGTTCAGCATTCTCATGGTGCAGCTTTTGGTGACGTTTGGTGTTGTTGCCCTCTTTACATTCTG TGAGCCCGTTCGGCAGTTTGTTCAGTACAATCGCATTGTTTATCTGGCATCTTA CATGATGTTCATGGGGACTTATCTGGTGCTGGTGTGCAGTACAAGTGCCCG ACGACAGTACCCTACCAATCTCATTCTACTTGGAATCTTT ACTCTTGCGATGTCCTATATGGCAGGCATGCTGGCCAG CTACCACAACACTAAGGTGGTAATGCTGTGTGTGGGCATCACGGCTGTGGTCTGTCTCGGAGTCACTCTCTTCTGTTTCCAGTCCAGG GTTGACTTCACCTCCTGTCACGGCCTGCTGTTCTCCCTCATGATGGTGTTGATGGTGACGGGGCTTGTGCTGATCTTCACCGCCCCCTTTGGCTAT ATCCCCTGGTTGCAGACAGCATATGCTGGACTGGGTGCCCTGGTCTTCACACTG TTTCTGGCGTTCGACGTGCAGCTGCTGATGGGGAATCGCCGCTACTCACTGAGCCCGGAGGAGCACGTGTTTGGCGCTCTCTGCCTCTACATGGACATCGTCTACATCTTCTTCTTTCTGCTCCAGCTCTTTGGGAGCCGTGAGTGA
- the abcf2a gene encoding ATP-binding cassette sub-family F member 2a: MPSDLAKKKAAKKKEAAKSRGRTKKSDELNGVNGEGDKPESQENGAADDGMAGLTKEIDEFELKKTEARAVTGVLASHPNSTDVHISSLSLTFHGQELLSDTSLELNSGRRYGLIGLNGTGKSMLLSAIGHREVPIPEHIDIYHLTREMPPSEKTALQCVMEVDEERIKLEREAERLATEDSECEKLMELYERLEELDADKAAVRAGRILNGLGFTASMQHKKMKDFSGGWRMRVALARALFLKPFMLLLDEPTNHLDLEACVWLEEELSQFKRILVLISHSQDFLNGVCTNIIHLHQRNLKYYTGNYDQYVKTREELEENQMKRFNWEQDQIAHMKNYIARFGHGSAKLARQAQSKEKTLQKMVASGLTERVVNDKTLSFCFHPCGKIPPPVIMVQNVSFKYSDDTPYIYKDLEFGIDLDSRVALVGPNGAGKSTLLKLLAGELLPSDGMIRKNSHVKIGRYHQHLTEQLELDLSPLEYMLKCYPDIKEKEEMRKIIGRYGLTGKQQVSPIRNLSDGQKCRVCFAWLAWQNPHMLFLDEPTNHLDIETIDALADAINEFEGGTMLVSHDFRLIQQVAQEIWVCEKQTITKWTKGILAYKENLKSKIEGQSHDL, encoded by the exons ATGCCGTCCGATTTAGCGAAGAAGAAAGCGGCTAAGAAGAAAGAAGCTGCAAAATCTCGCGGACGCACTAAGAAATCCGACGAGTTGAATGGAGTGAACGGCGAGGGTGACAAACCCGAAAGTCAAGAGAATGGAGCAGCGGATGATG GGATGGCAGGTCTCACAAAGGAGATAGATGAGTTTGAGCTGAAGAAGACTGAAGCACGAGCAGTGACTGGGGTTTTGGCCTCCCACCCCAACAGCACTGATGTCCACATCTCCAGTTTGTCGCTCACCTTCCACGGCCAGGAGCTGCTGAGTGACACTAGCCTGGAGCTCAACTCCGGCCGCCGCTATGGACTCATTGGACTCAATGGAACAG GCAAGTCCATGCTGCTGTCAGCCATTGGCCACAGAGAGGTACCCATCCCAGAACACATTGACATCTACCATCTGACGCGGGAGATGCCGCCTAGTGAAAAGACGGCCCTGCAGTGTGTGATGGAGGTGGATGAGGAGAGGATTAAGCTAGAGCGGGAGGCAGAGAGGCTTGCGACTGAGGACT CCGAGTGTGAGAAGCTGATGGAGCTGTACGAGCGTCTGGAAGAGCTGGATGCGGACAAGGCGGCAGTGCGTGCCGGCCGGATCCTGAACGGCCTGGGCTTCACCGCTTCTATGCAGCACAAAAAGATGAAGGACTTCAGCGGAGGCTGGAGGATGCGGGTGGCTCTGGCCAG AGCGCTGTTCCTGAAGCCCTTCATGCTGCTGCTGGATGAGCCCACCAACCACCTTGACCTGGAGGCCTGTGTGTGGCTTGAGGAGGAGCTTAGTCA GTTTAAACGTATTCTTGTCCTGATCTCACATTCCCAAGACTTCCTCAACGGCGTGTGTACCAACATAATTCACTTGCACCAGAGGAATCTCAAATATTACACA GGTAACTATGACCAATATGTGAAGACcagagaggagctggaggagaaccAGATGAAGCGCTTTAACTGGGAGCAGGACCAGATTGCACACATGAAG AACTACATAGCACGGTTTGGCCATGGCTCTGCAAAACTGGCCAGGCAAGCCCAGAGCAAAGAGAAGACTCTACAGAAGATGGTGGCCTCAGGGCTGACTGAGCGAGTTGTGAATGACAAG ACCCTGTCATTTTGTTTTCATCCCTGTGGGAAGATACCCCCTCCTGTCATCATGGTGCAGAATGTCAGCTTTAAGTATTCTGATGACACG CCATATATTTATAAAGACCTGGAGTTTGGAATTGATCTGGACTCACGGGTGGCCCTTGTGGGGCCGAACGGAGCTGGAAAGTCCACACTGTTGAAACTGTTGGCTGGAGAG CTTCTCCCCTCTGACGGTATGATCAGGAAAAACTCTCACGTAAAGATTGGCAGATACCACCAG CACTTGACTGAGCAACTTGAGTTAGACTTGTCCCCTCTGGAGTACATGTTGAAGTGTTACCCAGATAtcaaggagaaagaggagatgagaaagaTCATTGGGCGCTATGGCCTGACTGGGAAGCAGCAG GTAAGTCCCATTAGGAACCTGTCAGATGGGCAGAAATGCCGAGTGTGCTTCGCCTGGCTTGCCTGGCAGAACCCACACATGCTCTTCTTGGACGAGCCCACCAATCACTTGGACATCGAGACCATTGATGCTCTGGCGGATGCCATCAATGAATTTGAGGGTGGCACGATGCTTGTCAGCCACGACTTCAGGCTTATCCAGCAG GTGGCTCAGGAGATCTGGGTGTGTGAGAAGCAGACCATCACCAAGTGGACCAAGGGCATCTTGGCCTACAAGGAGAACCTGAAATCCAAAATTGAGGGGCAATCGCATGACCTCTAG
- the smarcd3a gene encoding LOW QUALITY PROTEIN: SWI/SNF-related matrix-associated actin-dependent regulator of chromatin subfamily D member 3 (The sequence of the model RefSeq protein was modified relative to this genomic sequence to represent the inferred CDS: deleted 1 base in 1 codon) encodes MEDSAGGARKATKSKLFEFLVHGVRPGMASGARMPHQGAPMGPPGPPYGGVPSVRPGLPNPAMDPIRKRPTPAQQVQQQQQQQQQQQQQQAAVQSRPRKKPLGFPGANEMASRQIDMREAQSDPPFGSNAKRRRMSDKILPQRIRELVPESQAYMDLLAFEHKLDQTIMRKRVDIQEALKRPMKQKRKLRLYISNTFNLAKPEAEDSDGSVASWELRVEGKLLDDPGKQKRKFSSFFKSLVIELDKDLYGPDNHLVEWHRTPTTQETDGFQVKRPGDVNVRCTLLLMMDYQPPQFKLDPRLARLLGIHTQTRSCIIQALWQYVKTNKLQDSHEKEYINCDKYFQQIFDCPRLKFCEIPQRLTNLLLPPDPIVINHIISVDPNDQKKTACYDIDVEVDDPLKTQMSGFLLSTANQQEIALLDNKIHETIESINQLKIQRDFMLSFSRDPKGYIENWLCSQNRDLKLITDVVGNPEEERKAEFYNQSWSQEAISRYFYSKIQQRRLELEQALAMRNT; translated from the exons atGGAGGATTCAGCTGGAGGAGCTCGCAAAGCCACCAAGAGTAAACTGTTTGAGTTCCTGGTCCATGGAGTG CGCCCAGGGATGGCTTCAGGGGCCAGGATGCCACATCAGGGGGCTCCAATGGGGCCCCCAGGACCCCCGTATGGAGGTGTGCCCTCCGTACGGCCTGGACTCCCCAACCCTGCGATGGACCCCATCCGCAAGCGCCCAACCCCCGCTCAGCaggtccagcagcagcagcagcagcagcagcagcagcagcagcag caggcAGCCGTCCAGTCCCGGCCCAGAAA GAAACCTTTGGGATTCCCAGGAGCCAATGAGATGGCCTCGAGACAAATCGACATGCGAGAAGCCCAATCAGATCCCCCATTTGGATCCAA TGCGAAGAGAAGGAGAATGTCAGACAAGATTCTCCCTCAAAGG ATCCGCGAGCTTGTCCCAGAATCCCAGGCCTACATGGACTTGTTGGCTTTTGAACACAAACTGGACCAAACCATCATGAGGAAAAGAGTGGATATCCAAGAGGCTCTCAAAAGGCCTATGAAA CAAAAGCGCAAGTTGAGATTGTACATCTCAAACACCTTCAACCTTGCCAAACCCGAAGCTGAAGACTCAGATGGGAGCGTTGCATCCTGGGAACTGAGGGTTGAGGGAAAGCTACTGGATGAT CCTGGGAAACAGAAGAGGAAGTTCTCCTCCTTCTTCAAGAGCCTGGTCATTGAGCTGGACAAGGACCTTTATGGTCCAGATAATCATTTAGTTGAG TGGCATAGGACCCCTACCACCCAGGAGACTGACGGTTTTCAAGTGAAGAGACCTGGAGATGTCAACGTACGCTGTACTTTACTGCTCATGATGGATTACCAG cCTCCCCAGTTTAAACTGGATCCGCGGCTAGCGCGCCTCCTTGGAATCCACACCCAGACGCGCTCCTGCATCATCCAGGCTCTGTGGCAGTACGTGAAGACTAACAAGTTGCAAGACTCCCACGAAAAGGAGTACATCAACTGTGATAAGTACTTCCAGCAG atCTTTGACTGTCCTCGTTTGAAGTTCTGTGAGATACCCCAGCGTCTCACTAACTTGCTGCTTCCCCCCGATCCCATAGTCATAAATCATATCATCAG TGTGGATCCAAATGATCAGAAGAAGACAGCTTGTTATGACATTGATGTAGAAGTGGATGACCCTCTGAAGACACAGATGAGCGGCTTCCTGCTGTCAACGGCCAATCAGCAGGAGATTGCTCTGCTTGACAACAAG ATTCACGAGACTATTGAGTCTATTAACCAGCTCAAGATCCAGAGAGACTTCATGCTGAGCTTCTCCCGAGACCCTAAAGGCTACATAGAGAACTGGCTTTGTTCCCAAAACCGTGACCTAAAG TTAATAACTGATGTAGTTGGGAAtccagaagaagagagaaaagcagagtTTTATAATCAGTCTTGGTCACAGGAAGCTATCAGTCGTTACTTCTATAGCAAG ATTCAACAACGAAGATTAGAGCTTGAACAGGCTTTGGCCATGCGCAACACCTAA